In Juglans regia cultivar Chandler chromosome 13, Walnut 2.0, whole genome shotgun sequence, the following proteins share a genomic window:
- the LOC109013802 gene encoding transcription factor bHLH63-like translates to MNRALPEMLHCLSGPGNGTDMTVLERQRTRVKWQHQEQQNYFGGSEFVGVFLEPSQAGQVGDFQDLLGGGGGSVLRDVMTRSVKPDPGLENGWPELGRYELPDLGFGSAVLMNGSPTGFEMNPTITRTSSCPPAEAQVAPEAKGKVSEPTEKMSSAVGRESFKKRKADKVQNTKVVSEDDAKDKRSKVCAEEGESKITTEQTRTKNTSTHTNNRETSADTSRENSKASEVQKPDYIHVRARRGQATDSHSLAERVRREKISERMKYLQDLVPGCNKVTGKAGMLDEIINYVQSLQRQVEFLSMKLATVNPRLDFNIEDLFAKEIFPACSANFPTIGSSSEMTNPAYLQFNPVQQMVACCGLEMGVNTPDLMALRRTISAPVSLPETYFDTPCFTQLHPPLTWDADLQNLFNLDSHQGRSISFPSQPFTGSNEASNLKMEI, encoded by the exons ATGAACAGGGCGTTACCGGAGATGTTGCACTGTCTAAGCGGGCCGGGGAACGGTACGGACATGACGGTGCTGGAGAGGCAGAGGACTCGCGTGAAGTGGCAGCACCAAGAACAACAGAACTATTTTGGGGGCAGTGAGTTTGTTGGCGTGTTTTTGGAGCCAAGTCAGGCGGGTCAAGTTGGGGATTTTCAGGATTTGCTGGGTGGCGGCGGCGGCTCGGTGCTCCGTGATGTGATGACCCGCTCAGTGAAGCCAGACCCAGGTTTGGAAAATGGGTGGCCTGAGTTGGGCAGGTATGAGTTGCCGGACCTGGGGTTTGGGTCTGCTGTGTTGATGAATGGGAGTCCTACAGGGTTTGAAATGAACCCTACCATTACAAGGACTTCTAGCTGCCCACCCGCGGAGGCGCAAGTGGCGCCCGAAGCTAAAGGCAAAGTGTCAGAGCCGACGGAGAAGATGAGTTCCGCGGTCGGGAGAGAGAGCTTCAAGAAGAGGAAGGCTGATAAGGTGCAGAACACCAAG GTTGTTTCGGAAGACGACGCCAAAGACAAGAGGAGCAAAGTATGTGCAGAAGAGGGGGAATCAAAGATCACCACAGAACAAACCAGGACCAAAAACACCTCCACTCACACGAATAACAGGGAGACTTCTGCTGATACTTCAAGGGAGAATTCAAAAGCTTCCGAAGTTCAAAAGCCTGACTATATTCATGTCCGGGCACGTCGTGGTCAGGCCACAGACAGCCACAGCCTAGCTGAGAGA GTGAGAAGGGAGAAGATCAGCGAGAGAATGAAGTATCTACAAGATTTAGTACCAGGGTGCAACAAAGTCACAGGGAAAGCTGGAATGCTTGATGAAATCATCAATTATGTCCAATCCCTTCAACGACAAGTAGAG TTTCTGTCCATGAAACTAGCTACTGTGAACCCGAGGCTTGACTTCAATATTGAGGACTTGTTCGCAAAagag ATCTTTCCTGCTTGCTCAGCCAATTTCCCAACAATTGGAAGTTCATCTGAGATGACTAATCCTGCCTATCTTCAGTTCAACCCAGTACAACAAATGGTTGCATGTTGTGGGTTGGAGATGGGAGTGAATACACCTGATCTTATGGCACTTCGACGAACCATCAGTGCACCTGTATCGCTCCCCGAAACTTATTTCGACACACCCTGCTTCACT CAACTCCACCCTCCTTTAACTTGGGATGCTGATTTACAAAACCTTTTCAATCTGGATTCCCATCAAGGAAGATCGATTTCCTTCCCATCCCAACCATTTACAG GTTCCAACGAGGCCAGCAATTTGAAGATGGAGATCTGA
- the LOC109013800 gene encoding laccase-11-like — protein MGNCKNFSYIPFFFLLCLLGTFFFLPIEAAVKKYQFDIQVRNVSRLCHAKPIVTVNGMFPGPTVYVREGDRVLINVTNYAQYNMSIHWHGLKQYRNGWADGPAYITQCPIKTGNSYVYDFNVTGQRGTLWWHAHIFWLRATVYGAIVVMPKQGTPFPFPQPDREVNILLGEWWNNDVEEVVKQGNKLGLPPNMSDAHTINGKPGPLFPCSEKHTFAMEVEQGKTYLLRIINAALNDELFFAIAGHNMTVVEVDAVYTKPFTTQAILIAPGQTTNVLVQATQVPSRYFMAARPFMDVPLSIDNKTAAAILQYKGIPNTVLPILPQLPAPNDTAFALSYNGKLRSLNSPRFPANVPLKVDRHLFYTIGLGMNPCPTCLNGTRLTASLNNITFVMPQTGLLQAHYFNIKGVFTTDFPDRPPTSFNYTGAPLTANLGTTLATRLSRIAFNSTVELVLQDTNLLTVESHPFHLHGYNFFVVGTGVGNFDPSKDPAKFNLVDPPERNTVGVPTGGWTAIRFRADNPGVWFMHCHLELHTSWGLKTAFVVENGKGADQSILPPPKDLPPC, from the exons ATGGGGAACTGCAAAAACTTCTCCTacattcctttctttttcttgttatgTTTACTTGGGACgttctttttccttccaataGAAGCTGCTGTAAAGAAATACCAGTTCGAT ATTCAAGTGAGGAATGTCAGCAGGTTGTGCCATGCGAAGCCCATTGTTACAGTCAATGGGATGTTCCCAGGCCCTACAGTTTATGTTAGAGAAGGAGATAGAGTTCTAATTAATGTTACCAACTATGCCCAATATAACATGTCTATTCATTG GCATGGACTAAAGCAATATCGAAATGGCTGGGCTGATGGACCAGCTTATATAACACAATGTCCAATCAAGACAGGGAACAGTTATGTCTACGATTTTAATGTCACGGGACAAAGAGGAACACTCTGGTGGCATGCGCATATCTTTTGGCTAAGAGCCACTGTCTATGGTGCAATCGTTGTCATGCCTAAACAAGGGACTCCATTTCCTTTCCCTCAGCCTGACAGAGAAGTCAATATCCTCTTAG GAGAATGGTGGAACAATGATGTTGAAGAGGTTGTCAAACAGGGAAACAAGTTGGGATTGCCTCCAAACATGTCGGATGCCCATACTATTAATGGAAAGCCAGGGCCACTCTTTCCATGTTCTGAGAAAC ACACCTTTGCGATGGAGGTTGAACAGGGAAAGACATACCTCTTGAGAATAATCAATGCTGCACTCAATGACGAGCTTTTCTTTGCCATTGCTGGTCACAACATGACAGTGGTAGAGGTTGATGCAGTCTATACCAAACCCTTTACAACTCAAGCAATACTGATAGCACCAGGGCAGACGACAAATGTTCTTGTTCAAGCTACCCAAGTGCCAAGCAGATATTTCATGGCCGCTAGGCCTTTCATGGATGTGCCACTTTCCATTGACAACAAAACTGCCGCGGCAATACTACAATACAAAGGCATTCCAAATACTGTACTCCCCATCCTTCCCCAATTGCCGGCACCCAATGACACAGCTTTTGCACTAAGCTACAATGGCAAACTCCGAAGTCTCAATTCTCCCCGATTCCCAGCAAATGTCCCCCTTAAAGTTGACCGCCATCTCTTTTACACAATCGGGCTGGGAATGAACCCATGTCCAACATGTCTAAATGGAACACGACTCACTGCGTCCTTAAACAACATTACTTTCGTAATGCCACAAACTGGCCTCCTTCAAGCTCACTATTTCAACATCAAAGGTGTGTTCACAACAGACTTCCCAGACCGCCCTCCAACATCCTTCAATTATACTGGTGCACCGCTCACTGCCAATCTTGGCACTACGCTGGCCACACGTCTAAGTAGGATAGCTTTTAATTCAACAGTGGAATTGGTATTACAAGACACAAACCTTCTCACTGTTGAGTCCCATCCGTTCCATCTTCATGGTTACAACTTTTTTGTTGTTGGGACTGGAGTTGGGAACTTTGATCCTTCTAAAGATCCAGCTAAATTTAACTTGGTGGATCCTCCTGAAAGAAATACAGTTGGGGTTCCAACCGGCGGTTGGACTGCCATAAGGTTCAGAGCTGATAATCCAG GCGTGTGGTTCATGCACTGTCATCTGGAGCTTCACACGAGCTGGGGTCTAAAGACAGCATTTGTGGTGGAGAATGGAAAAGGCGCAGATCAATCTATTCTACCTCCGCCTAAGGACCTTCCTCCTTGTTAG
- the LOC109013801 gene encoding universal stress protein Slr1101-like isoform X2, whose translation METLMENEEEHGRREVKLPNLIPIVREPELERETGERRQGRDILIAVDHGPNSKHAFDWALIHLCRLADTLHLIHVVSSVKNELVYETSQGLMEKLAVEAIQVAMVRTVARIVEGDPGKVICKEAERLKPAAVVLGTRGRSIIQSVLQGSVSEYCFHNCKSAPVVIVPGREAGDESLI comes from the exons ATGGAGACGTTGATGGAGAATGAGGAAGAGCACGGCCGGAGAGAAGTGAAGCTGCCAAATTTGATACCCATAGTGCGGGAGCCAGAGCTGGAGAGAGAGACGGGGGAGAGGAGGCAAGGCCGGGACATACTGATAGCTGTGGATCACGGTCCCAATAGCAAGCACGCCTTTGATTGGGCCCTCATCCACCTCTGCAGGCTCGCTGATACCCTCCATCTCATCCATGTCGTTTCCA GCGTGAAGAACGAACTCGTTTACGAGACGAGCCAGGGGCTGATGGAGAAGCTTGCTGTTGAGGCCATTCAAGTTGCCATG GTAAGGACTGTGGCTCGGATCGTGGAAGGGGATCCGGGTAAGGTAATTTGCAAAGAGGCAGAAAGGTTGAAGCCTGCAGCGGTAGTCTTGGGTACAAGAGGCAGAAGCATCATCCAAAG TGTACTGCAGGGAAGCGTGAGCGAATATTGCTTCCACAACTGTAAATCAGCACCTGTAGTAATTGTGCCTGGAAGAG AGGCTGGAGATGAGTCTTTGATATAG
- the LOC109013804 gene encoding LOW QUALITY PROTEIN: putative pectinesterase 11 (The sequence of the model RefSeq protein was modified relative to this genomic sequence to represent the inferred CDS: inserted 3 bases in 2 codons; deleted 1 base in 1 codon), with amino-acid sequence MAAAANKVYNGCAMFILVDIVVFSSLIMAAAATGPKDMSTAILIRVDQTGNGDFKXIQDAIDAVPSNNSDQLVFIWVKPGTYGEKIVVPADKPFITLSGTKASNTIITWGDTGKIHDSATLSILASDFVGRYLVIQNTFGTSGKAVALRVAGDXAAFYGCRILSYQDTLLDDAGRHYYSNCYIEGATDFICGNAASLFERCRLHSLSKGGGAITAQHRNSPSEDTGFTFLGSKITGVGTVILGRPWGPYSRVVFALTYMSSVIVPPGWDDWGDQSKRSTVYYGEYQCYGPGANRTKRVEWSKSLSNEDATPFLTKDIIWGKDWLRPAPTHFKRGSTIVTAKANGNN; translated from the exons ATGGCTGCTGCAGCAAACAAGGTTTATAATGGTTGTGCAATGTTTATCTTGGTTGACATAGTTGTTTTTAGTTCTCTCATTATGGCTGCAGCTGCCACGGGCCCTAAGGACATGTCAACTGCCATTCTCATTAGGGTGGATCAAACGGGAAATGGAGATTTTA AGATACAAGATGCTATTGATGCAGTTCCATCTAATAACTCTGATCAATTGGTTTTCATTTGGGTCAAGCCAGGGACATACGG GGAAAAAATTGTTGTGCCTGCTGATAAACCATTTATAACT TTGAGTGGCACAAAGGCCTCTAACACCATCATAACATGGGGGGACACCGGGAAGATACATGATTCTGCAACACTCTCCATATTGGCTTCCGACTTTGTTGGACGATATCTCGTAATTCAG AATACATTTGGGACATCAGGCAAAGCTGTTGCTCTTAGGGTAGCAGGAGA GGCTGCATTCTATGGTTGTAGAATTCTTTCTTATCAAGATACTCTCCTGGATGATGCTGGTAGACATTACTACAGCAACTGCTATATCGAAGGAGCCACAGATTTCATATGTGGAAACGCTGCTTCCCTCTTTGAA AGGTGCCGTTTGCATTCACTTTCCAAAGGCGGTGGAGCTATCACTGCTCAGCATCGGAATTCTCCATCAGAGGACACTGGCTTTACCTTCTTGGGTTCCAAGATCACTGGTGTTGGAACTGTTATTCTTGGAAGACCATGGGGGCCTTACTCTAGGGTAGTGTTTGCCCTAACTTACATGTCCAGTGTAATTGTTCCTCCGGGCTGGGATGACTGGGGAGATCAAAGCAAGCGCAg CACTGTGTACTACGGAGAGTATCAATGTTACGGTCCTGGGGCCAATAGAACGAAGAGGGTCGAATGGTCAAAAAGTCTATCCAATGAAGATGCTACACCCTTCTTAACTAAGGACATAATTTGGGGGAAAGATTGGCTTCGACCTGCACCAACTCACTTCAAGAGAGGCTCTACCATTGTCACAGCGAAGGCTAATGGAAATAACTAG
- the LOC109013801 gene encoding uncharacterized protein LOC109013801 isoform X1, with protein sequence METLMENEEEHGRREVKLPNLIPIVREPELERETGERRQGRDILIAVDHGPNSKHAFDWALIHLCRLADTLHLIHVVSSVKNELVYETSQGLMEKLAVEAIQVAMVRTVARIVEGDPGKVICKEAERLKPAAVVLGTRGRSIIQRFVLTPSPPLLVCLAVSVILLLGLQCTAGKRERILLPQL encoded by the exons ATGGAGACGTTGATGGAGAATGAGGAAGAGCACGGCCGGAGAGAAGTGAAGCTGCCAAATTTGATACCCATAGTGCGGGAGCCAGAGCTGGAGAGAGAGACGGGGGAGAGGAGGCAAGGCCGGGACATACTGATAGCTGTGGATCACGGTCCCAATAGCAAGCACGCCTTTGATTGGGCCCTCATCCACCTCTGCAGGCTCGCTGATACCCTCCATCTCATCCATGTCGTTTCCA GCGTGAAGAACGAACTCGTTTACGAGACGAGCCAGGGGCTGATGGAGAAGCTTGCTGTTGAGGCCATTCAAGTTGCCATG GTAAGGACTGTGGCTCGGATCGTGGAAGGGGATCCGGGTAAGGTAATTTGCAAAGAGGCAGAAAGGTTGAAGCCTGCAGCGGTAGTCTTGGGTACAAGAGGCAGAAGCATCATCCAAAGGTTCGTCCTCACTCCCTCCCCTCCTCTCCTCGTTTGTCTGGCTGTCTCAGTTATATTATTGTTGGGACTTCAGTGTACTGCAGGGAAGCGTGAGCGAATATTGCTTCCACAACTGTAA